The window GGGGCGGGAAACTGTCATATTTACGTAGACGAAGCGGCTCAGCAAAATATGGCGGAAACGATCGTGTTAAATGCCAAAACTCAGCGTCCATCTGTATGTAATGCAATTGAAACCGTACTCGTTCATAACAAATGGTTCACAAACCACGGCAAGGCACTTGTTTCTGCGCTTCAGGAAAAAGGTGTGGAAGTATATGGCGATGAAACAGTCCGTCAAGCATGCCCGGACGTGAAAAGTGTGGAGGAGACGGATTGGGCTTTCGAATTTTTAGGGTTGTCCGTCCGCATCAAATGTGTGGGCGATGTCTTTGAAGCAATCGACCATATCCACCAATACGGCACGAAACATTCCGAAGCAATCATCACGGATGACGAAGCGACAGCCGCGGCCTTCCTGAACCGCGTAGACGCGGCAGCGGTCTATCACAATGCGTCCACGCGCTTTACCGATGGATTCGAATTTGGATATGGCGCGGAAATCGGCATCAGCACCCAGAAACTGCATGCCCGCGGACCAATGGGGCTAAACGCATTGACATCCAGCAAGTTTGTCATCACCGGCACCGGCCAAGTCCGAGGGTAAGATTCATATACTTGTTCGATTGCCCCTTCACCGTCACGATTGACGGGAAGGGGTTTTTTTGTGCTTTTTTCTATATAGAATGAACAAATGATTTGTATTCGAACTCTTAGTTGCTTGGAGTGGAAGGCGGCGACTCCTGCGGGGTGAAGCACGAATGGTGAGACTCCGCAGGAAAAGCCGTTACGGAGAACGGCTTTTGCGCCAAAAAGCGAAGCGTTTGGCAGCAGCCTTTGTTTCCATAAAAGGTGTAGTTTGAAAAAGAAGGATGCCTTAATTTCTGCAAAATACGCAGAAACACGGCAAATCGAACCCTTCGCAGTTCGATTGACTCACCCGCGCCCCGCGGAAAGCGTCCGCCTTCTTCTGTCACTGCGCTTACGTCGCAAACAAAATTTGAAACGGAAAGCAACGGCTTGTTGGCTATGTATATTTCCATAAATCGCCCCTAACACATCCGGAGTATCCGTCAATAAACAACCTCACCGTGACATCGGTTTTAAAATAAAGTAAAATGAGTGTATTGTTCGTAGAAAGGAAGTTTCAAATTGAAAAGTATGCTCAAGTTCATGATGCTTGGAGTGCTTCTTCTCGCAGTGGCGGGATGCACTCAAGTGAAAGCCAACAAAAGCTTGACCGCGAAAGATGTCTTTGAAAAATCAATGGAGGCTTCCAGCGATCTGAAGGATGTCCAAGCCCATTTTGCCATCGAAAATCTATCGGCGCCAGTCGATCCGGAACAGAAAAAAACAACAAAATATGACATCCAATCAGTTTACACTTCTCAGCCGTCCCTCCTTCATCAAATTGTCCGTATTTCACAAACTGGAACCGAACCGGGGGATGTGGAATTATACCGCATTGATGATCGTCTATTCGGTAAGGACGGGAAGGAGTCGGAGTGGGAAGAAGTCCCTTTCCTTTTGACGGAGACATTCGGGTCGATCTATCGATATATCAATCCGGCAATGGATCTTTCTTTATTCGAAAACTTCAAGGATGAGTTTGAATTGGAACCGGCCGATTATGGATATGCACTGACGTTGACTATGACGAAAGATCAATTCGAGCAGTTCAGCCAGCAGCTGGGGCCAGAATATGGCGGGGCATTTCAAGATGACAAGGCGTTTCTATTAGTGGAACGGCTGGATTTTGAAATTGTAGTGGACCGCAATACCTTTTTTGTGACGGATTTCAAAATGTTGACCGATACAACCACTTATGTCGGCCGTGACTCTCACCGGACACGACATAAAGTCAATGCGACCTATAGCTATTTCAATGATGTCGATGCGATTCAGGTACCGGAGAAAATCCGGAACCTTACGAAATAAAGTTTTTAAAGTTCCGAATTTCGACGAAAACGAACAGAATTACCATCTTGTGTAAAGAGGCAAACATGATACAATCAAACCAAATAGGTCTATTCTCATAATCTAAGCCTAGTAACTTTGGTACAAATGGAATTGAATTGAGAGGAATGAACGCGATGTCACAGCAGACGAATATTTTATTGGAAAGCGGTACAAACGAGTTGGAAATCATCGAATTCGAGATGGGGAACAACCGGTACGGCATCAATGTCATCAAAGTAAAAGAGATCATCATGCCGATGAAAGTCACGCCGATCCCACATGCCAACCCGGCCGTCGAAGGCATCATCCAACTGCGCGGGGAAGTGTTGCCGGTCATCAATATGGAGAGAGTGCTGGGCATGCCGCCGTCTTCCAACAAAAGCGATGAAAAATATATCGTCGCCGCATTCAATAAGACGCAAGTCGTGTTCCATGTTCATAATGTGACACAGATACATCGGATTTCGTGGGACCAAATCGAAAAACCATCCGATATCTACTCTGCCGAATCTTCACAAGTCATCGGCGTCATCAAACGGGGCAGCGATATGTTGCTGCTGCTCGATTTCGAGAAAATCATTTTGGATATCAGCCCGGAGACCGGTATTCGGATCGATCAAGTGAAAAAATTGGGCAAACGGGAACGCTCCGATAAACGGCTCGTTTGTGCCGAGGATTCACCGCTTCTTCGAAAATTGCTCGACAATACACTAAAAGAAGCTGGATACGTCAATCTGGAGTTTTTTGAAAATGGAAAAGATGCACTGGATTATTTGGAAAGCATCGTGGCAAGCGGCAAAAAAGTGACAGACGAGGTCCAATTGGTGATCACGGATATCGAGATGCCCCAAATGGATGGACATCATTTCACGAAAAGGATCCGGGACAATGCAGACTTGGCAACTCTGCCAGTCATCATTTTCTCATCTCTCATTACGGATGATCTGAAACATAAAGGGGAAAGCGTCGGCGCAAATGACCAGGTAAGTAAACCTGAAATCGCTGAACTCGTTTTGAAGATCGATCAATATATTTTATAAGGAAACAGGAGGCAATCCGAGAACTCGGAACGCCTCCTGTTTTCGTCTAACTTATGAGTCTGTAAATAGCATCCTAATCAGGCGTGCCCTAGGTACTAAAGGTCTCGAATGCTTTTGTAGGATGCGAGTCAGCCAGCCCCAGACTTAGACTACGAATCTCAATAAACAGGCAGCGCGCACATTTGTTCATTTCCGGAAGTTTTTCAGCCTGTCATAAATGGCGGCCAATCTTTTTTCCTCCCCGGCATTTACAGGGGAATAAAACTCCACGTTTTGGATGGCGTCGGGCAAATATTGCTGGTCGATCCAGCCACCGAAGGAACCGATCGGCGTGTCATGTGGATATTGGTAACCGGCATGCCCGAGTTCAGCTGCTCCCGCGTAATGAGTATCCCGCAGATGCAGCGGAATATCTCCGGTTTGTCCTTTATGTATGGCGTTGATGGCCGCATCGACTGCTTTGTAGGCGGAGTTCGATTTGGACGCGAGGCACATCTCGATGACTGCGTTGGCCAGCGGAATGCGGGCTTCTGGCATGCCGAGGCGTACGGCCGCTTCCGTTGCCGCCAAGACACGGGGCGCTACTTCCGGGGAAGCGAGGCCGACATCTTCATAGGCCATGACGAGCATCCTTCTGCAAACCGCGACGAGGTCCCCCGTTTCCAAAAGATTGGCGAGGTAGAAGATGGCCGCATTGACGTCGCTCCCTCGTACCGATTTTTGGAGAGCGGATAATAGATTATAAAAATGAGAGCCTTTCTTATCCCCGAACAGGCCGACCCGTCCGATCAGATTATCGACGAGCCAATCTTCCACAATCGTTTTCCCGTCCTCTTCATCGCTGGCATTGACGACAGATTCCAGGACTGTCAGCGCTTTTCTTGCGTCCCCGTTGACTCCTTCCGCAATTTTCCGAAGCTGTTCGTCGGAAATGACGATTTCCATCTTGCCCAAGCCACGGTCTGGATCCGCTAATGCGCGTTCCAATAATCCCAATACGTCGTCAGGTTCCAGCCGGGATAATTGTTTGATTTCCCCGCATCGTGAACGGATGGCCGGGTTGACGTCATGGAATGGATTTTCAGTCGTTGCCCCGATGAGGGTGATGGCGCCATTTTCGACATGGGGCAATAACGTATCTTGTTGTAATTTATTGAAACGGTGGATTTCATCTAAAAATAGCAGGACTTTTCCGGTGATCCGCGCTTCTGCCACGACATCCTCGACGTCTTTCTTCCCGGACGTCGTTGCATTCAATGCGATGAAGGGAAGTCCGCTCGTGCCGGCAATTGCATGGGCGAGTGACGTCTTTCCGATTCCCGGCTCTCCGTAAAGTAGCATAGAAGGGACATGGCTGTTCTTGATCATCCGGTAGAGGGCCGTGTCGGGGCCGATAATTTGCTGTTGACCGGCGATTTCATCGATATTCTTCGGCCGCATCCGAAAGGCCAACGGTTCATTATGCAATATGATCACTCCTCGTACGTCTGTTCCTTCATTATACATATTCATTTAGTAAATATCATTTTCAGCAGGTTTTCGCTCTCTTATGCTATACTATTTTGAAGTGAAAGCATAAAAAAGGGCGGGGGATTTATTATGAAAATTTCAACTAAAGGACGTTACGGATTGACAGTTGTCGTCGAGCTAGGGGCGAAATATGGACAGGGACCTGTACCGCTCCGGAAAATAGCGGAGGAGCAGAACTTGTCCGAAGCCTATTTGGAGCAACTGATCCCACCATTACGGAACAACCGAATCGTCAAAAGTGTCAGAGGGGCTTATGGTGGCTACATGCTGGCCAAGGAGCCAGAAGAGATTACAGCGGGTGACGTTATCCGCATTTTGGAGGGGCCAATCCAAGTCGTCGAAGGATTGGATGAAACGGATATTCCTCAACAGGAATTATGGAAGCGGATCGGGGACGCGGTCCGGGATGTGTTGGATAAGACGACAATCCGAGATCTGATGGAATCCGAGAATGAGCCGATCAGCGACGGCTATATGTTCTATATTTAAGAAGGAGTATTGGAAATGAACTCAATTTATTTAGACCATGCGGCCACAACTCCGGTCCATCCAAAAGTCGGGGCAGTGTATGTGGAAATGCTGGAAACTGCATTTGGCAATCCTTCCAGCATCCATGGCTACGGCCGGGAAGCGCGGAAACTGCTGGATGAATCGCGGAAAGTGTTAGCTGCTTCCATCCATGCTCAGCCTACCGAAATCATATTCACTTCAGGTGGGACGGAAGCCGACAATATAGCGATTTTTGGGACGGCTGCCGTAATGAAAGAGGCGGGCAATCATATTATCACGACAACTGTCGAACATCCTGCCGTTTTGGAATCATGCAAACGATTGGAAGAACAAGGGTATGACGTCACCTATTTAGAGGTGAATGAAAAAGGGCAAATCGATGTGCGGCAAGTGCAGGAGGCATTGACAGACAAGACGATCTTGGTGTCAATCATGTTCGGGAATAACGAGGTGGGCACGATCCAACCGATCCGGGAAATCGGAGAGGTTTTGAAAAATCATCAAGCGATTTTTCATACCGATGCGGTCCAAGCTTATGGAATCGTACCACTCCATGTGGATGAACTGGGAGTCGATCTGTTATCCGTAACTGCTCATAAATTGAATGGTCCGAAAGGGATCGGTTTCCTCTATCAACGGAAAGGGCTGAAAACGGCCCCGCTCCTATTCGGGGGAGGACAGGAGAGGAAACGGAGGGCCGGCACGGAAAACCTACCGGCTGTTGCGGCTTTTGCGGAAGCCGTTTCCATTGCACAAGAGTCCATGGAAGACAACCGCAAGAAGTATGGGAACTACGCTCAGATCCTTAAAACGATCCTGGATGAAAAAGAAGTGGCGTATGAAGAGAATGCAGCCGAGGTAGATAAGCTGCCTCATATACTCAACATTAGCTTTCCTGGAACAGATATCGAGTCATTGCTTGTAAACTTGGATATGGCCGGTATCGCGGTTTCCAGCGGTTCGGCTTGTTCTGCCGGCTCCTTGGATCCGTCTCATGTATTGACGGCCATGTTCGGCGAAGGCTCCCCAAAATTACGCAATGCTGTCCGTTTCAGCTTCGGTTTGGGACTGGATGAGGAAGCGATACGGGAAGCGGCTGTTAAAACGGCCGATATCGTAAACCGACTTGTGAAATGAATGAAAAAAGGATGAAAAACATATGAGAACTTCAAAAGCTCCGGCTGATACCCGTGTCGTCGTCGGCATGTCGGGCGGCGTCGATTCATCAGTCGCGGCATTACTATTAAAAGAACAAGGGTATGACGTCATCGGCATTTTCATGAAAAACTGGGATGACACCGATGAATTCGGCGTCTGTACTGCGACCGAAGATTATGAGGATGTTATCAGCGTCTGTAACGAAATCGGCATCCCGTACTATGCCGTCAACTTTGAAAAGCAATATTGGGATAAAGTGTTCACCTACTTCCTGGAAGAATACAAAGCAGGGCGCACGCCGAATCCCGATGTCATGTGCAATAAGGAAATCAAATTCAAGGCATTCCTGGATCACGCGATGAGCCTAGGTGCTGATTATTTGGCGACGGGCCATTATGCCCAAGTCGTCGAAGCGGAAGGCGGCGTTGCCATGCTCCGCGGAAAAGACACAAATAAGGATCAGACATACTTTTTGAATCAACTAAGCCAAGAGCAGCTGCAAAAAGTGATGTTCCCGATCGGTCATTTGGACAAGAGCGATGTCCGTAAAAAAGCGGAGGAAGCGGGGTTGACGACTGCCTCGAAAAAAGATTCCACCGGCATCTGCTTCATCGGTGAACGGAATTTCAAGGAATTCCTTGGCCAATATCTGCCGGCACAACCCGGGGAAATGCAGACGATGGAAGGGAAGACAGTCGGACGCCATGATGGCTTGATGTATTATACGATTGGGCAGCGGCATGGGCTCGGCATCGGTGGGGCAGGGGATCCTTGGTTCGTCTTAGGAAAGGATCTTGAGCGAAACGTCCTGCTCGTCGGCCAGAATTTCCATAACGATGCACTTTATTCGGACAGTTTGACCGCTATCAACATCAGTTTCGCTACAGCGCGCGAGCTGCCGGAAACGTTCGAGTGCACGGCGAAATTCCGTTATCGGCAGCCGGATACGAAAGTGACGGTTGAAATGACCGGGGACAAAGAGGCACTTGTCCACTTTGCTGAACCGGTACGCGCCATTACACCGGGACAAGCAGTCGTCTTTTATGATGGGGAAGAATGCCTCGGCGGCGGGACAATCGATACGGTCATCAAAAATGGGCACCAGCTCGATTATGTCGGATAAGGGGAATGCGTAATGAAATACAATGAAATCGGGATCGCCGCCTTACAGGACGGTGAGCTGGAAAAAGCAGTGGAATCTTTCATGAAAGCAGTGGAGGAGCGACCTGAAGATCCGGTCGGCTATATCAACTTGGGCAATGTTTTTGCATCGCTCGGGGATATCGAAAAAGCCGAGCCGTTCTTCCAAAAAGCAATTACCTTGGACGAAGAGGCGGGGACCGCCTATTACGGGCTTGCAAACCTGTATTACAATGCGGAGCGATACGCCGAAGCAGCGACATTGTATGAGAAGGCGGTTCGCCAGGGCGTGGAGGACGCGGATGCGTACTTCATGCTCGGAAAAAGCTTGGAGCGCTCATCCAACGATAAATTGGCATTGCCTTATTTGCAAAGAGCGGCGGAACTGGCGCCGCGGGATTTGGAAATCCGATTATCCTATGGAATCCTTCTTGCGAAGCTGGAATTGTTTGTTGAAGCCGCAGATGAATTTCGTTTCGTTCTGGAACTGGACGAGGAAAATGCAGATGCTCATTACAATTTAGGCATTGTCTATGCCGTCTCGACGAATCGGAAAGAGGATGCGCTCCGTCATCTGGAACAAGCCTTTACAATCGAACCGGACCATATGGAAGCGCGAAATATTTTTAACATGATTCAGCAAAACCAATAGTGCATCTGATGCTGGGGCGTTCTATACAGGATGTCTTAATTTCTGCGAATTGCGTAGAAATACGGCAAATCGAACCACTCGCAGTTCGCTTAGCTGAAGTGTAAGAAAGGAGGGAAGATGGAGATGAGTGGAGAGACGGAGGAAATCTTCTTGAGGGGGCGCCCGGTCGTCACCATCTTCCATAATCCCGATAACCTATTCACGATCCTGAAACTGAAAGTCCGTGAAACGAATTGCGGTTATTCTGAGAAAGAGATCATCGTGAAAGGGAACTTCCCACAATTGAATGAGGATGAAGAATACCGTTTCACAGGCGGGCTCGTCACTCATCCATCCTACGGCTTGCAATTTGACGTCTGGACCTTCGAGAAGGAGATGCCGTCCACCGAGACCGGCCTGATCCATTACTTATCGGGCGATCTTTTTCCGGGCATCGGATTGAAGACGGCGGATACAATCGTGAAGAAACTGGGCAAAGACGCCATCAAGAAAATCATGAACGATCCGTCTGTCCTCGACACGATTCCCCGTCTATCGGACGAGCGGAAAGAGACGCTGGTGACAGTATTGCAACAGAATATGGGGATGGAACGGACGATCATTCAGTTGAATGAATGGGGTTTCGGACCCCAGATCAGCATGCGGATCTATCAGACATACCGGGAAGAGTCCATCGAATTGTTAAATGAAAATCCATATCGCCTGATCGAGGAAGTGGAAGGCGTCGGTTTCCAACGGGCGGATGAGCTCGGAAAAAATCTCGGAATTACAGGTGCTCATCCTTCCAGGGTCAAAGCGGCGATCCTCCATTCAATGAACCAATCTGTGCAAGCGGCGGGCCATGTCTATTTGGAGGCGAAAGAGGTTTTACCCGACGTCAAACGCATCTTGGAAATGAGCCAGCCGATCGATATCCCGTTCAAAACGATCTCACAAGCGATCATCGAGCTTGTAGAGGAAAGCAAATTGTCTGCGGAAGGCAGGAAATTGTATATTCCCTCCCTTTACTTCTCCGAGCTCGGCATCGCATCGAAAATGGCCCGTATCATGGAAAATGAGGTGGCGGACCAATTCCCAGCTTCCGAGATCAGGAAAGCTGTCGGAGAAGTCGAAGAACGTCTCGGGGTCAATTATGCAGAAACGCAAGTGTCGGCGATTGAGACGGCTCTTCATTCTCCCGTGATGATCTTGACGGGCGGACCGGGGACCGGGAAGACGACGGTCATCCGAGGTCTTGTTGAAGTGTACGCGGAACTGCACGGGCTTTCATTGGACCCGAAAGAGTATGCGAAAAAGAAGGAGCCCTTCCCGATCGTGCTGGCGGCTCCGACTGGACGGGCGGCGAAAAGGATGTCCGAATCGACCGGTCTGCCTGCCATGACGATCCACCGGCTGCTCGGTTTCACCGGGCAGGAGAAGGAAGAAGAAGTGGAGCGGGAGGTGGAAGGCCGCCTGATCATCATCGATGAAATGTCGATGGTCGATACGTGGCTGGCCCACCAACTGTTAAAGGCGTTGCCGGATGATGTCCAATTGCTGTTTGTCGGGGACCAAGATCAGTTGCCGCCCGTAGGCCCAGGTCAAGTGCTTCGGGATTTATTGGAGTCCGGCAAAGTCCCTGTCGTGGAATTGACGGAGATCTATCGGCAAAGCGCAGGGTCGACTATTATCGAAATGGCTCATATGATCAAACGTTCCGAATGGTCCGGAGATATTGCTGCGAAGACATCCGATCGTTCGTTCATCAAAGCGGATAGCGAACGGATTTTGGAAGTCGTCGAGCAGGTCATTTCCAACGCCCTATCAAAAGGGCATGCAATCAAGGATATACAAGTTCTAGCCCCGATGTACAAAGGCCCCGCCGGCATCGACGGCTTGAATAAAATGATACAGGAAATGGTCAATCCTCCCGCTCCCGACCGGAAAGAGGTCGTGTTTGGAGACGCGGTCTACCGGGTCGGGGATAAGGTCCTTCAACTGGTCAACCAACCGGAGAGCAATGTGTTCAATGGTGATATGGGTGAAGTGATCGCCATCATCAAAGCGAAAGAAACGATCGATAAAAAAGAGCTGCTCGTCGTCTCCTATGATGGGATCGAGGTGACGTACGAGCGGAGCGACCTGACCCAGATCACCCTTGCCTATTGCTGTTCCATCCATAAATCGCAAGGCAGCGAATTTCCAATCGTCATTATGCCGGTCGTCCGCAGCCATCGTAAAATGCTTCGCAGGAACCTGTTATACACAGGCATCACCCGTGCTAAGAATTTCTTGATCCTCTGCGGGGAGCCGGAAGAATTCAAGATGGGAATCTTCCGTACAGATGAAATGCAGCGGCAAACGACACTCAAGGAAAGGCTGAATGGGGATTCGGTTATCGAACAGGAGACCGAGCAGCTAGATGCGGAGCCGAAAGCCGAAGAAGCGGATATGTCAGAACCGAAGGAATATAAGCTTACCGCTGAAAACTTCATCTCCATCGACCCGATGATCGGCATGCAAGGCATCACGCCTTATGCTTTCCTTGAAGAGTAAGGTCATTCGTGGATTGACATCACGCTCAAACTTATCTATAATCCAGATATTCATAAGAAATTCGATGACGGAGAAAGTACGCATGCTTTGGCTTGTGCAGAAAGAGGCCCCTAGGCTGGAAGGGCTTCCTTGCCGATATGACGGAAAGCTACTCCTGAGTGCAGCTCATCCCTGCCGTTTCGCCGCGTTAAGGCTTCCAAAGAGATCGGCGATAATATCTTTGCCGATAAGTAGGGTGGTACCGCGAGATGAAAATCCTCGCCCCTTGTATACGAGGGGGAGGATTTTTTTATTGCCGAAAAATCGTTCTACAATATTCATAAATTGGAGGGTTACAAAATGAAAAACTTCACATCTGCAGAAATACGCAATCTTTTCTTGGAATACTTCAAGCAGCATGGGCATAGTGTAGAGCCATCCGCACCGCTTGTCCCAATCGACGATCCGTCTTTGCTGTGGATCAATAGCGGTGTCGCGACTTTGAAAAAGTATTTTGATGGACGAGTCATCCCGGACAATCCACGGATCGTCAATGCCCAAAAATCGATCCGGACAAATGATATCGAGAACGTTGGAAAAACGGCACGGCACCATACGTTCTTTGAGATGCTCGGGAATTTTTCCATCGGGGACTATTTCAAGGAAGAAGCTATCATCCGTGCATGGGATTTCTTGACAAACGAAAAATGGATCGGCTTTGACCCGGAACTGCTATCGGTTACCGTCCATCCGGAAGATGAAGAGGCCTATGCGATTTGGCGCGATCAAATCGGCATTCCGGAAGAACGCATCATCCGCTTGGAAGGGAACTTCTGGGACATCGGGGAAGGCCCGAGTGGACCGAACTCT is drawn from Sporosarcina sp. FSL W7-1349 and contains these coding sequences:
- the recD2 gene encoding SF1B family DNA helicase RecD2 is translated as MSGETEEIFLRGRPVVTIFHNPDNLFTILKLKVRETNCGYSEKEIIVKGNFPQLNEDEEYRFTGGLVTHPSYGLQFDVWTFEKEMPSTETGLIHYLSGDLFPGIGLKTADTIVKKLGKDAIKKIMNDPSVLDTIPRLSDERKETLVTVLQQNMGMERTIIQLNEWGFGPQISMRIYQTYREESIELLNENPYRLIEEVEGVGFQRADELGKNLGITGAHPSRVKAAILHSMNQSVQAAGHVYLEAKEVLPDVKRILEMSQPIDIPFKTISQAIIELVEESKLSAEGRKLYIPSLYFSELGIASKMARIMENEVADQFPASEIRKAVGEVEERLGVNYAETQVSAIETALHSPVMILTGGPGTGKTTVIRGLVEVYAELHGLSLDPKEYAKKKEPFPIVLAAPTGRAAKRMSESTGLPAMTIHRLLGFTGQEKEEEVEREVEGRLIIIDEMSMVDTWLAHQLLKALPDDVQLLFVGDQDQLPPVGPGQVLRDLLESGKVPVVELTEIYRQSAGSTIIEMAHMIKRSEWSGDIAAKTSDRSFIKADSERILEVVEQVISNALSKGHAIKDIQVLAPMYKGPAGIDGLNKMIQEMVNPPAPDRKEVVFGDAVYRVGDKVLQLVNQPESNVFNGDMGEVIAIIKAKETIDKKELLVVSYDGIEVTYERSDLTQITLAYCCSIHKSQGSEFPIVIMPVVRSHRKMLRRNLLYTGITRAKNFLILCGEPEEFKMGIFRTDEMQRQTTLKERLNGDSVIEQETEQLDAEPKAEEADMSEPKEYKLTAENFISIDPMIGMQGITPYAFLEE
- a CDS encoding replication-associated recombination protein A encodes the protein MHNEPLAFRMRPKNIDEIAGQQQIIGPDTALYRMIKNSHVPSMLLYGEPGIGKTSLAHAIAGTSGLPFIALNATTSGKKDVEDVVAEARITGKVLLFLDEIHRFNKLQQDTLLPHVENGAITLIGATTENPFHDVNPAIRSRCGEIKQLSRLEPDDVLGLLERALADPDRGLGKMEIVISDEQLRKIAEGVNGDARKALTVLESVVNASDEEDGKTIVEDWLVDNLIGRVGLFGDKKGSHFYNLLSALQKSVRGSDVNAAIFYLANLLETGDLVAVCRRMLVMAYEDVGLASPEVAPRVLAATEAAVRLGMPEARIPLANAVIEMCLASKSNSAYKAVDAAINAIHKGQTGDIPLHLRDTHYAGAAELGHAGYQYPHDTPIGSFGGWIDQQYLPDAIQNVEFYSPVNAGEEKRLAAIYDRLKNFRK
- a CDS encoding DUF6612 family protein, with product MLKFMMLGVLLLAVAGCTQVKANKSLTAKDVFEKSMEASSDLKDVQAHFAIENLSAPVDPEQKKTTKYDIQSVYTSQPSLLHQIVRISQTGTEPGDVELYRIDDRLFGKDGKESEWEEVPFLLTETFGSIYRYINPAMDLSLFENFKDEFELEPADYGYALTLTMTKDQFEQFSQQLGPEYGGAFQDDKAFLLVERLDFEIVVDRNTFFVTDFKMLTDTTTYVGRDSHRTRHKVNATYSYFNDVDAIQVPEKIRNLTK
- a CDS encoding tetratricopeptide repeat protein, which produces MKYNEIGIAALQDGELEKAVESFMKAVEERPEDPVGYINLGNVFASLGDIEKAEPFFQKAITLDEEAGTAYYGLANLYYNAERYAEAATLYEKAVRQGVEDADAYFMLGKSLERSSNDKLALPYLQRAAELAPRDLEIRLSYGILLAKLELFVEAADEFRFVLELDEENADAHYNLGIVYAVSTNRKEDALRHLEQAFTIEPDHMEARNIFNMIQQNQ
- the mnmA gene encoding tRNA 2-thiouridine(34) synthase MnmA, which encodes MRTSKAPADTRVVVGMSGGVDSSVAALLLKEQGYDVIGIFMKNWDDTDEFGVCTATEDYEDVISVCNEIGIPYYAVNFEKQYWDKVFTYFLEEYKAGRTPNPDVMCNKEIKFKAFLDHAMSLGADYLATGHYAQVVEAEGGVAMLRGKDTNKDQTYFLNQLSQEQLQKVMFPIGHLDKSDVRKKAEEAGLTTASKKDSTGICFIGERNFKEFLGQYLPAQPGEMQTMEGKTVGRHDGLMYYTIGQRHGLGIGGAGDPWFVLGKDLERNVLLVGQNFHNDALYSDSLTAINISFATARELPETFECTAKFRYRQPDTKVTVEMTGDKEALVHFAEPVRAITPGQAVVFYDGEECLGGGTIDTVIKNGHQLDYVG
- a CDS encoding cysteine desulfurase family protein is translated as MNSIYLDHAATTPVHPKVGAVYVEMLETAFGNPSSIHGYGREARKLLDESRKVLAASIHAQPTEIIFTSGGTEADNIAIFGTAAVMKEAGNHIITTTVEHPAVLESCKRLEEQGYDVTYLEVNEKGQIDVRQVQEALTDKTILVSIMFGNNEVGTIQPIREIGEVLKNHQAIFHTDAVQAYGIVPLHVDELGVDLLSVTAHKLNGPKGIGFLYQRKGLKTAPLLFGGGQERKRRAGTENLPAVAAFAEAVSIAQESMEDNRKKYGNYAQILKTILDEKEVAYEENAAEVDKLPHILNISFPGTDIESLLVNLDMAGIAVSSGSACSAGSLDPSHVLTAMFGEGSPKLRNAVRFSFGLGLDEEAIREAAVKTADIVNRLVK
- the cymR gene encoding cysteine metabolism transcriptional regulator CymR gives rise to the protein MKISTKGRYGLTVVVELGAKYGQGPVPLRKIAEEQNLSEAYLEQLIPPLRNNRIVKSVRGAYGGYMLAKEPEEITAGDVIRILEGPIQVVEGLDETDIPQQELWKRIGDAVRDVLDKTTIRDLMESENEPISDGYMFYI
- a CDS encoding chemotaxis protein — its product is MSQQTNILLESGTNELEIIEFEMGNNRYGINVIKVKEIIMPMKVTPIPHANPAVEGIIQLRGEVLPVINMERVLGMPPSSNKSDEKYIVAAFNKTQVVFHVHNVTQIHRISWDQIEKPSDIYSAESSQVIGVIKRGSDMLLLLDFEKIILDISPETGIRIDQVKKLGKRERSDKRLVCAEDSPLLRKLLDNTLKEAGYVNLEFFENGKDALDYLESIVASGKKVTDEVQLVITDIEMPQMDGHHFTKRIRDNADLATLPVIIFSSLITDDLKHKGESVGANDQVSKPEIAELVLKIDQYIL